One window from the genome of Amycolatopsis sp. NBC_01480 encodes:
- a CDS encoding ABC transporter ATP-binding protein, with protein MSEAFSLRGLTKRFGPVLAVDGLSVEVSRGEVVALLGPNGAGKSTTVDMLLGLTHPDQGQVRVFGAGPREAIDSGRIAAMVQNGFLLRDVTPAELVGLLRSMHRKPLPVKEVFERAGITEFANRRCGKLSGGELQRVRYALALTGDPELLVLDEPTAAMDVDGRRAFWASMREFSASGRTVLFATHYLAEAEDFADRVVLMRHGRVVADGPVAQVRAAVSGRVLRAVVPGAGQAALAALAGVTTARVQGGRAELACADSDLAIRALLTAFPLASDIEITAVGLEEAFLALTADEPEGALR; from the coding sequence ATGAGCGAGGCATTCAGCCTACGGGGGCTGACCAAGAGATTCGGCCCGGTACTGGCGGTCGACGGGCTGTCCGTCGAGGTCAGCCGGGGTGAGGTGGTCGCGCTGCTCGGGCCCAACGGTGCGGGCAAGTCCACCACCGTCGACATGCTGCTGGGGCTGACCCACCCGGATCAGGGACAGGTGCGGGTCTTCGGGGCCGGGCCGCGGGAGGCGATCGACAGCGGACGCATCGCGGCGATGGTGCAGAACGGGTTCCTGCTGCGGGACGTCACCCCGGCCGAGCTGGTCGGGCTGCTGCGCTCGATGCACCGCAAGCCGTTGCCGGTCAAGGAGGTCTTCGAGCGGGCCGGGATCACCGAGTTCGCGAACCGCCGCTGCGGCAAGCTGTCCGGCGGCGAGCTCCAGCGCGTCCGGTACGCGCTGGCGCTGACCGGTGACCCGGAGCTGCTGGTGCTCGACGAGCCGACGGCGGCCATGGACGTGGACGGAAGGCGCGCGTTCTGGGCGTCGATGCGCGAGTTCAGCGCGTCCGGGCGCACGGTCCTGTTCGCGACGCACTACCTCGCCGAGGCCGAGGACTTCGCCGACCGCGTGGTGCTGATGCGCCACGGCCGGGTGGTCGCCGACGGGCCGGTCGCGCAGGTCCGCGCCGCCGTCTCCGGGCGGGTGCTGCGGGCCGTGGTGCCGGGCGCCGGCCAGGCCGCGCTGGCCGCGCTCGCCGGCGTCACCACCGCGCGCGTCCAGGGCGGGCGCGCCGAACTGGCCTGCGCCGACTCCGACCTCGCGATCCGCGCGCTGCTCACCGCCTTCCCGCTCGCCTCCGACATCGAGATCACCGCCGTCGGCCTGGAAGAAGCCTTCCTGGCACTGACCGCCGACGAGCCGGAAGGAGCGCTCCGATGA
- a CDS encoding macrolide family glycosyltransferase: MPQHIVMVGCSAPSHVYPSLALIRELTGRGHRVSYVVGEPLTGLVEPTGAEVVAHPTIFPIGDAAAWPEDPADGIRVFLDEAITIHPQLTARFDEDRPDLLLYDIGGLGAPLLGERYGVPAVQLSPSMVAWDGYEQDLAEVLGPLRSSPSGVDYNRAYTEWLKENGIIAEGWDWIAHPGQVLSLIPRAMQPNAERVPSNVRFVGPCLDPLRLADRSWTPPADGKPVLLVSFGTAFTDQLDVYRACISAFADSGWHVVLSIGKHVPAEDLGPLPDSFEAHESVPQLAVLAAASAFITHAGMGSCTESLWFGVPTVAIPQAVDQFGNAALLESLGVGRHLPAAEVTAESLREAVDAVSSDPEVAARLATLKAESRANGGVSIAADAVESFLK; this comes from the coding sequence ATGCCCCAGCACATCGTCATGGTCGGCTGTAGCGCGCCCAGCCACGTCTACCCGTCGCTCGCGCTGATCCGGGAGCTGACCGGGCGGGGCCACCGGGTCAGCTACGTCGTCGGCGAGCCGCTGACCGGGCTCGTCGAGCCCACCGGGGCCGAGGTCGTCGCCCATCCGACGATCTTCCCGATCGGCGACGCCGCGGCCTGGCCAGAGGACCCGGCCGACGGGATACGGGTCTTCCTCGACGAGGCCATCACCATCCACCCGCAGCTCACCGCCAGGTTCGACGAGGACCGCCCGGACCTGCTGCTGTACGACATCGGCGGCCTCGGCGCGCCGCTGCTCGGCGAGCGCTACGGCGTCCCGGCCGTGCAGTTGTCGCCGTCGATGGTGGCGTGGGACGGCTACGAACAGGATTTGGCCGAGGTGCTCGGCCCGCTCCGCTCGTCACCGTCCGGAGTGGACTACAACCGCGCGTATACCGAGTGGCTGAAGGAAAACGGCATCATCGCCGAGGGCTGGGACTGGATCGCCCACCCGGGGCAGGTGCTCTCGCTGATCCCGCGCGCGATGCAGCCGAACGCCGAGCGGGTGCCGTCGAACGTGCGGTTCGTGGGCCCGTGCCTGGACCCGCTGCGGCTGGCGGACCGGAGCTGGACCCCGCCGGCGGACGGGAAGCCGGTGCTGCTGGTGTCGTTCGGCACGGCGTTCACCGATCAGCTCGACGTCTACCGGGCCTGCATCTCGGCGTTCGCGGACTCGGGCTGGCACGTGGTGCTCTCGATCGGCAAGCACGTGCCGGCCGAGGACCTCGGCCCGCTGCCGGACTCGTTCGAGGCACACGAAAGCGTGCCGCAGCTGGCGGTGCTGGCGGCCGCGTCGGCGTTCATCACGCACGCTGGCATGGGCAGCTGCACCGAATCGCTGTGGTTCGGCGTGCCGACGGTCGCGATCCCGCAGGCCGTCGACCAGTTCGGCAACGCGGCGCTGCTGGAGTCGTTGGGGGTCGGCCGTCACCTGCCGGCCGCCGAGGTCACCGCGGAGTCGCTCCGTGAAGCGGTCGACGCCGTGTCGTCGGACCCGGAGGTCGCCGCCCGGCTGGCCACGCTGAAGGCGGAGTCCCGCGCCAACGGCGGCGTCTCCATCGCGGCGGACGCGGTGGAGTCGTTCCTGAAGTAG
- a CDS encoding ABC transporter permease, protein MNFVYLRLEILRIVRSPQFALFTIAVPLGMFLLFGGLFGDLAGPDGIKASVTTMINMGAYGAMSGALFTGTRVATERTDGWQRQLRLTPMRGPGYLFVKIASAMAMALPVLLVIFVAGALRGVDLTVAQWVLSGLGLWLGALPFAVLGLLLGLFGKGDTVGAMTGALMLPLGVFGGLWMPLSIMPDWMSTVAHFFPTFWLGRVGTLPVTHEAGLGLAAAVLAAWLVVPALVVVRRFRLDTAKVG, encoded by the coding sequence ATGAACTTCGTCTACTTGCGACTGGAGATCCTCCGGATCGTCCGCAGCCCGCAGTTCGCCCTCTTCACCATCGCCGTGCCGCTGGGCATGTTCCTGTTGTTCGGCGGCCTGTTCGGGGATCTGGCCGGGCCGGACGGGATCAAGGCGAGCGTCACCACGATGATCAACATGGGCGCGTACGGCGCGATGAGCGGCGCCCTGTTCACCGGCACCCGCGTCGCGACCGAGCGGACTGACGGCTGGCAGCGGCAGTTGCGCCTGACACCGATGCGCGGGCCGGGATACTTGTTCGTGAAGATCGCGTCGGCGATGGCGATGGCTCTGCCCGTGCTGCTGGTGATCTTCGTGGCCGGCGCGCTGCGCGGGGTGGACCTGACCGTCGCGCAGTGGGTGCTCAGCGGGCTCGGGCTGTGGCTCGGCGCGCTGCCGTTCGCGGTGCTGGGGCTGCTGCTCGGCCTGTTCGGCAAGGGCGACACGGTCGGCGCGATGACCGGGGCGCTGATGCTGCCACTGGGCGTCTTCGGCGGGCTGTGGATGCCGCTGTCGATCATGCCGGACTGGATGTCGACGGTCGCGCACTTCTTCCCGACGTTCTGGCTGGGCCGGGTCGGCACGCTGCCGGTGACCCACGAGGCCGGGCTGGGCCTGGCCGCCGCCGTGCTCGCCGCGTGGCTGGTGGTGCCCGCGCTGGTGGTGGTGCGGCGCTTCCGGTTGGACACGGCGAAGGTCGGTTGA
- a CDS encoding aminotransferase class V-fold PLP-dependent enzyme has protein sequence MTRISPRYLLQFDEPAGYLDFARFGPPSHAVLDTTASLLEAATKAGPSTVDELMRQETRAKAAAARLCGSDTDHTVLLPHTSLGLFQAAFNTPGGEVLVSAAEFPANTYPWARAEQAGLVKVWRLDGGPVTADRVAEALTPDITTVSVSAVDFRTGYRADLAALREVVGDRLLVVDGIQGFGVTEAPWEVADVLVVGGQKWLRAGWGTGFAVLSDRALERMDPILSGWTGARDPGLFDDEIHPADTTAAGWSISNLSPITSGAFAAALELVEEAGVGAIAGRIAERLGSLEDVLRSCGAEIVSATERRAGILAFTLPGHPAEQVGAALASAGIAATVRPEHVRLSPHASTPVAAADQLRAALETLTRPRKPLSVVPPASSGAATPELLSALVPAVDGLAAMLGPGNEVLLHDLSRLPDSIVAIAGDLTGRTVGGPMTDLLLGLVRRGTTQDLTNYRTHGPDGRAIRSSTLFLRDAASVAVGCLCVNSELPGAAHAETPQETFPPDVDSLQRFLVTRAIGKAGIPVELMKKRHKAAVVRELDEAGFFLIKDAVDHLAGQLDVTRYTIYNYLNEIRG, from the coding sequence GTGACGCGGATCTCGCCCCGGTACCTGCTCCAGTTCGACGAGCCCGCGGGCTACCTGGACTTCGCCCGGTTCGGCCCGCCGTCCCACGCCGTGCTCGACACCACGGCGAGCCTGCTCGAAGCGGCCACCAAGGCCGGTCCGTCCACTGTGGACGAGCTGATGCGGCAGGAGACGCGCGCCAAGGCGGCCGCCGCGCGGCTGTGCGGCAGCGACACCGACCACACCGTTTTGCTGCCGCACACCAGTTTGGGCCTGTTCCAGGCGGCGTTCAACACCCCCGGCGGCGAGGTGCTGGTGTCGGCCGCGGAGTTCCCGGCCAACACCTACCCGTGGGCCCGCGCCGAGCAGGCCGGGCTGGTCAAGGTGTGGCGGCTGGACGGCGGCCCGGTCACGGCCGATCGGGTGGCCGAGGCGCTGACGCCGGACATCACCACGGTCTCGGTGAGCGCCGTCGACTTCCGCACCGGCTACCGGGCCGATCTCGCCGCACTGCGCGAGGTTGTCGGCGATCGGCTGCTCGTGGTCGACGGCATCCAGGGCTTCGGCGTGACCGAGGCGCCGTGGGAGGTCGCGGACGTGCTGGTGGTCGGCGGCCAGAAGTGGCTGCGCGCGGGCTGGGGCACCGGGTTCGCCGTGCTGTCCGACCGCGCGCTGGAGCGGATGGACCCGATCCTGTCCGGCTGGACCGGCGCGCGCGACCCGGGCCTGTTCGACGACGAGATCCACCCGGCCGACACCACGGCGGCGGGCTGGTCGATCTCCAATCTCAGCCCGATCACGTCGGGCGCCTTCGCCGCCGCGCTCGAGCTGGTGGAGGAGGCCGGCGTCGGGGCGATCGCGGGCCGGATCGCCGAACGCCTCGGCTCGCTGGAGGACGTGCTGCGCTCGTGTGGCGCGGAGATCGTGTCCGCGACCGAACGGCGCGCGGGCATCCTCGCGTTCACGCTGCCCGGTCATCCGGCGGAGCAGGTCGGCGCGGCGCTCGCGTCGGCCGGGATCGCGGCCACGGTACGGCCCGAGCACGTGCGCCTCTCACCGCACGCGTCCACGCCGGTGGCCGCGGCCGATCAGCTGCGCGCGGCGCTGGAAACCCTTACCCGGCCACGGAAACCGTTGTCCGTGGTCCCGCCTGCCTCGTCTGGTGCGGCGACGCCGGAGCTGCTCAGCGCGCTGGTCCCGGCCGTCGACGGGCTGGCCGCGATGCTGGGCCCGGGCAACGAGGTGCTGCTGCACGACCTGAGCCGCCTGCCGGACTCGATCGTCGCCATCGCCGGCGACCTGACCGGCCGCACCGTCGGCGGCCCGATGACGGACCTGCTGCTCGGCCTGGTCCGCCGCGGCACCACCCAGGACCTGACGAACTACCGCACGCACGGCCCGGACGGCCGCGCCATCCGCTCGTCCACCCTCTTCCTGCGCGACGCGGCGAGCGTGGCGGTCGGCTGCCTGTGCGTGAACAGCGAGCTGCCGGGCGCGGCGCACGCCGAGACCCCGCAGGAGACTTTCCCCCCGGACGTCGACAGCCTCCAGCGCTTCCTGGTCACCCGCGCGATCGGCAAAGCCGGGATCCCGGTGGAGCTGATGAAAAAACGCCACAAGGCCGCGGTGGTCCGGGAACTGGACGAGGCCGGTTTCTTCCTGATCAAGGACGCGGTCGACCACCTGGCAGGGCAACTGGACGTCACCCGCTACACGATTTACAACTACCTCAACGAAATCCGCGGCTGA
- a CDS encoding transcriptional regulator, with amino-acid sequence MTESALPELDPVIHAQARLRVTVALAGLRAEDQITFPRLQQLLEMTAGNLSTHLRKLEDAEYVQITKAHEHRTPVTLVRLTAKGRAAFEAYTQALHRLLDATGGS; translated from the coding sequence GTGACGGAGTCCGCGCTGCCCGAGCTCGACCCCGTCATCCACGCCCAGGCCCGGCTGCGGGTCACGGTCGCGCTGGCCGGGCTGCGCGCCGAGGACCAGATCACCTTCCCGCGGCTGCAGCAGCTGCTCGAGATGACCGCCGGCAACCTCTCCACCCACCTGCGCAAGCTCGAAGACGCCGAGTACGTGCAGATCACCAAGGCCCACGAGCACCGCACGCCGGTCACCCTGGTCCGGCTGACGGCCAAGGGGCGCGCCGCGTTCGAGGCCTACACCCAGGCGCTGCACCGGCTGCTGGACGCCACCGGCGGGAGCTGA
- a CDS encoding DNA polymerase IV, with product MPRWVIHLDLDAFFASAEQLTRPTLRGRSVVVGGTGPRGVVAGASYESREYGVRSAMPMSQARRMLPAGAVILPPRFRLYERLSKQVFDVVSSVAPVLERISLDEAFAEPPSLAHASIDEVTAFAEDLRARIRTETGLTASIGAGTGKQVAKIGSDRAKPDGLLVVPPGAEREFLAPLPVRALWGIGPVAEANLRTIGVKTLGELANLPESDAVATLGGAVGRELRKLAGGTDDRPVAERGEAKQVSAETTFDVDVVDLARLRAEVRRIATGAHARLVKAGRVARTVVIKLRHTDMSTVTRSETTASPTDDLEQLAATAERLLLDPAQFGGVRLAGVAFSGLSVPHQDALFTLTVPAVSEPVVAVEPSPGGAAPVSSSGWRPGDDVVHAEFGTGWVQGAGHNRVTVRFETLASGPGVARTFEQSDPALTRGEPWDCLE from the coding sequence GTGCCCCGCTGGGTGATCCACCTCGACCTGGACGCCTTCTTCGCCTCGGCCGAGCAGCTCACCCGGCCCACGCTGCGCGGCCGTTCCGTGGTGGTCGGCGGCACCGGACCGCGTGGCGTCGTGGCCGGGGCGAGTTACGAATCGCGCGAGTACGGCGTTCGCTCGGCGATGCCGATGTCGCAGGCCCGGCGGATGCTGCCCGCGGGCGCGGTGATCCTGCCGCCGCGGTTCCGGCTGTACGAACGGCTCAGCAAACAGGTTTTCGACGTGGTGTCCTCGGTCGCGCCGGTGCTGGAGCGGATCTCGCTCGACGAGGCGTTCGCGGAGCCGCCGTCTTTGGCCCACGCCTCGATCGACGAGGTGACGGCGTTCGCCGAAGACCTGCGCGCGCGGATCCGCACCGAGACAGGCCTGACTGCATCGATCGGGGCGGGCACGGGGAAACAGGTCGCGAAGATCGGCTCGGACCGGGCGAAGCCGGACGGACTGCTGGTGGTGCCGCCGGGTGCCGAGCGGGAGTTCCTGGCGCCGCTGCCGGTGCGCGCGCTGTGGGGGATCGGCCCGGTGGCCGAGGCGAACCTGCGCACCATCGGCGTGAAAACGCTGGGGGAGCTGGCGAACCTCCCGGAATCGGACGCGGTCGCGACGCTGGGCGGCGCCGTCGGGCGGGAGCTGCGCAAGCTCGCGGGCGGCACGGACGACCGTCCGGTGGCCGAGCGCGGGGAGGCCAAGCAGGTCAGCGCGGAGACGACGTTCGACGTGGACGTGGTCGACCTGGCCCGGCTGCGCGCCGAGGTCCGCCGGATCGCCACGGGCGCCCACGCGCGGCTGGTCAAGGCCGGCCGCGTCGCCCGCACAGTGGTGATCAAGCTGCGGCACACGGACATGAGCACGGTGACCCGGTCGGAGACCACGGCGTCACCCACCGACGATCTCGAGCAGCTCGCCGCCACCGCCGAGCGGCTCCTGCTGGACCCCGCCCAGTTCGGCGGCGTGCGGCTGGCGGGGGTGGCGTTCAGCGGCCTTTCGGTTCCGCACCAGGACGCGCTGTTCACGCTCACTGTGCCTGCCGTGTCGGAACCTGTAGTGGCGGTGGAGCCTTCCCCGGGCGGCGCTGCGCCGGTGTCGTCGAGTGGCTGGCGGCCTGGTGACGATGTGGTGCACGCGGAGTTCGGCACGGGCTGGGTGCAGGGTGCGGGGCACAACCGGGTGACGGTGCGGTTCGAGACGCTGGCGTCGGGCCCGGGGGTGGCGCGGACGTTCGAGCAGTCGGATCCGGCGCTGACCCGCGGCGAGCCGTGGGACTGTCTGGAGTAG